The sequence below is a genomic window from bacterium.
AACATCAATGTCCTGAATGCCCCATCGATAACTTCAATTGCAGTTGTGCCAGCTTCACCCATTCAAGAGGGTACGCAGGTAACCATTACTGCCACCGGAAGTGGCCTGGCAAACGTCCGGTATAGCGATAGACGTACCTCGGGGGCCATATCAAATATTCAAAATGTTACAACCGGAAACGGCACAACCTTTGCCTTCAGGGGAAATGCCGTGCGGAGCGTATCCATCAATGCGTCCGACTTTTTTGATTCCCAGATCACAACTCAAGGTGGTATAGATGAAGGTTGTGCCAGGGCCGTTGGAAGCGGCACACTTTCTTACACCGTAGGACGTCCCGATCTGGTTGCCAGTAAACCAACGAAAGTCTACCGCCTTAGCGCCGTTGATTCTTGTGATGGCCAAACTCTCGCCGTTACGAAAGATGACTTCTGCACATCCCCGATAGGGACCCCAATGCCAAATCCCACAACCGCACAACCCCGAGTTGAACAGGTGAAAAATGTAGGCGGGATCGTCTATATCATAACGAATCCGACGGATTTTCCGATCACAGGCTCCTTCATAGTTCAGTTGAAAGTAGGTATCAACGTTCTAAAGGAGGATACGGTAAATGGTTTAGGGGCAAAGGATCATAAAGTGTTGGGATTCTCGAGACCAGTGAATACTCGGTTATTAATGCGACACCTCAACTGCCCGAAATGTTACGATTTGAACCGGGCTCCGCACAATTGGGTAGATCCTCAGTACACTGTAGTCGTAGATGCCGGCAATCAAATTCCAGAAGGGAATGAAAATAATAACACCACATTGTCGGACTAATGGAGGTTGGGGCCATAACCTGCGGATCCAATGGGAATGCGCAGCGGGCTGTCTGGGATGGTGCTAGGCTCTTCAGGTCCGCACGGCTTCGCATAATTACCGGAAGCTATCCCATCACCATGGCCAGATAAGGTGGACAACGATGATATTACGATGCAGGACGAAAGCGGGATCGTTTGATGGATCTTTTTTCAGGAAATCGGTTTGTGTATATACTGCTGTCCCATTGTTTTAACGCTCAAGCATGAGTCTCGGCCGGCAGATGCCAGTATTTCCGCCTCGCCTGACCTGGCAGACTCCCCGTGCGAATTCCAGGGAGCTCCGTTTCTGAATCCGCGAACGTGTAGTTTGCATAAACTCCCAAACCATCTAGAGGCGCCGGCAAAAATCGCAACTGGTTCTGATACAGAACGTACTTTATCGGGTGGAGTTTTCGTGACGAGATTGATTGCTCCACCTATAGCATCTGACTCCATGTCCGGCGTTAATGCTTTGGAAACTTCAATCGCTTCCAGGAGATCTGCCGGAATCACATCAAGACCCACAAAGCGGATATCTCCTTCAGGAGCCGGAATTCGTTCGCCATTGATCGAAACAGATGTAAGCCTCGGTTCGGTACCACGAATTTGAACGAAGCGTCCTTCTCCTTGATCACGCTCCAAAGTCACTCCAGGCAATCGTTGGGTTGCTTCGGTCGCATTCGAGTCGGGAAAGCGTCCGATTTGATCGGCTGAGACAATGTTCTTAATGTTGATTGCAGTCTTTTGCTGATTCAACGCCTTCGCCTGACCTTCCAGAAAAGGAACCTCCACTTCAACAGATTCCCGAAACACGGGGATCAATTCAATTGTAAGAAAATTGGAAGCGCCCGGAGTGATGTCTACGACGGTCTCTCTTTCATTGTAACCAAGCGATCTTATCCGTATCACTTGTGAACCGGATGGAAGTTCAGACAGCCGGAAAGTACCATCTCGATCCGTTTGAGTTCTCAAGTTTTTCTCAGTGAACTCAACAACAGCTCCTACAACGGCAACTTTGGAAAAAGAATCCAGGACCTGACCGGAAAGCACAGAGCCGTTATCTTCCTGCGCAAAAAGAAAACTCGTGAATAGAATCATGAGAATCGAGAATATGAAATAAGTTTTTAACATAGCGTTTACTCCTGCGGATTCGCTCACGAAATCTGAAGGAAAGCAAAACACTATAGCTTTGCCGAAATGTAAATCAGAGGCTAACAGGTGGTAAATTTGCCCACCCTTCCTCGGTATCGGACGGTCGATGAAAAGGATGGCGGCGGATTGTGATGCTCAATGGATCAGCTCACGTGCATTCAAGTTGATTCAGAGTAAAATGGAATTTCGGCATCACCAGCGTCTTAAAAGAAGGTAGCTTGGAAATAGGGCTTCAAAATCTGAAAGATTCGGAGCTACTCGATGCCTTTAAACGCACAGCGGAAAGCATATATTTCCAGGAGATCTATCGCCGTTATCGTGAGAAAATCCGGAACGGTTGTCTGAAGTTTTTCAGGGGAAATGATGCCTTGGCTGAGGATGCCACTCAGGATGCATTTGTAAAAGCTTTGGAAAAGATTCGACAGTGTGCAATCGATAGTATCGGAGGCTGGTTATATACGGTAGCCAAGCATTCATGCATCGATATTTATCGAAGGCAGATGATATCTCTGAATTCGTCTTCTTCCAATCTTGACAGGATACCAAAAATAAACGGGTCGGAATTACGGGCACAAGAGAAAGAATCAAAGCTCCTCAAGCTAAGGCAACTACTGAATGAATTAGATGAGAAACAAAGAATATGTTTAAAATTATACCTGGAAGGTTACAGTTATAAGGAAATTTCCAAACTCACTCAATTGAATGAAAAGGCAGTAAAATCTGCCATTCAGACGGGAAAAGAAAATATCAAAAAGAGGATTTAAGAGGTGGAAAGTTAGAACGGTACGAGTATGGACATCCCTGACAGCTTTCAAGAAGCGTTTAATGAACTAAAAGCGAGGCGTGGAGATTGCCCCGGCTCGGACGAACTTCTGCAATATCAACAGAAATCGTTGCCGGAAGAGCAACTGGTCAAAACGAAACAGCATATTGACAGCTGCGGACTTTGCGATTCGATCGTTACTCGATTGGCGCAATTTGACTCTGCGGTCACAGAGAAACCAAAGCAAAGCATCCCCTGGATGGTTACGGTGCGGCAATTTTTCCTCCAACCAGCGGTAGCATATCTGGTGGCACTGGCATTGCTTTACCCGGCATATGTTGGAATTTTTCGCAAGCCTGTAATAGTCGAAAAAATAACTAAGGCGCCGGCACCGCCGATACAAGGAGTTGGATCTGCACAAGATTTCGATCTGGGTGAAGGAACAGTTCAAAGAGGCGGTAGCCCTTCACTGGCTCCGGTTCAGGTCATCCGGATTTCCGCCGAAGAAAAATTCTTCATTTTGAACTTCTTTGTTCCTGTGCGACCAGACCGGCGGTATGAAATGCAGATTGTGGATGATAAAGGAGAACAGATTACGGCTGGAAAGGTTACATCCCGCGATCGGCTTGGAAATTTTTCTCTGGTATGCACCTGGGAGCTGTTTCCCCCGGATCCATATGTCCTAACAATTAAAGAGCTGGAGCAAAACTCTCAGCAAGTGCATGATGAATATTTTTTCCGTTTTACAGTTCAGTCTAAACCTGTCTCATAATCCTTGAAATAAACACGGGCTGAGATGCGAATCCTTGCGCTTATTTTCATTCTTTCTTCTGTCTCCTCCCTTGCCTCAGAACCGGAAGATACTTTGTTGGAAAAGCTGTTTACAGAAGGAAGTATTTTGGAGAAAAATGGAAAACTTCCAGAAGCAATTCTCAAATACGAAGAAAGTTTGAAGATCGCCCAGGATTCCGGGAATCAGACTGCGATAGCGAAAAACTTCATCGCGATCGGCCAAATCAAAACGAAGCGTGGAGAATATGCTGAGGCGATCAAGCTTTTCGAACAAGCCAGAATTCTGGGGGAAAAACTAAACGATCCAAGAATCATTGCCAACGCGTTGATTCGAACCAGCGATATACAGCAGAGACAGAGTCAGTACAAAGAGGCGTTGGGAAATATTCAAATGGCTTTACAAATCGCTGAAACACGAAACGATAAGGAGTTGATGGCGAAAGCACTCAACGGCATTGGGAATGTCCACTATTTTCAAGGAAATTTTTCTGAGGCGTTGGATGTTTACCAGAGATCACTAAAGTATGCCGAAGAATGGGGAGATAAGACTGCAATTTCCATTGCGCAGGAGGCTATCGGCAAAATCTATCGAACGCAAGGTTCCACCAGCGAAGCTCTCGAGTTTTATGTGAAAGCTCAGAAAACTGCCGAAGAAGCAGGCGATAAAGTCCGGCTTTGTTCCATATTCAGCAACATGGGAGTCGCCTACAAAGAGCAAGGGCTGCATGAAGAAGCCTTCCAGCGTTACCTGCTCGCTTTGTCTGCAGCAGAGGAGTTAGGAGACAAGCAAACCTACGCGCAAACCCTAAATAATCTGGGAAGCCTGAATCGTGAACAAGGATTTCTTGATAGAGCAATCCATTACTATCACCAGGCTTTAAAATCGGCAGAGGAAGTACAAAACACCAGGGGAATTGCTTTGGTCTTGAATAATATGGGAGACGTGTACGCTACCCAGGGGTTATATGAAAAGGCGCTCGCGTATCTGGAAAGAGCATTGAAAGCCCGGGAACAAATCGGCGACAGGTGGGGAATTACTTCCACGCTAAGCAATATCGGCAGTATCTACGAGAATCAAGGCAAATATGACAAAGCGCTCGAAAGCTATCAACGCTCACTGAAAATCGCCGAAGAAGCTGGAGATCGGCCTCGAATAATTCTGGTGACATACAACTTGGGAAGAACTTATGACAGAAAGGGACTTTACTCAGAATCGGAGCAATATTTCCAGCGATCTTTGCAAGTCGCTAAGGAAATCGATTCCAGGAAAGGGATGGGATATGCATTGGAAGGGCTCGGAGCCACGTATCTAAAAATCCAAAAGTTTCAGCAAGCGGAAGAGGCTCTTCTTCAGGCGCGTACTTTTGGAGAAGAAATCAAAGAACCAACGATCATCTGGGAATCCAGTTATAGTTTGGGAAAAGTTTATGAGAGACAAGGTGCGATCCAGAACGCGCTTGCATCCTATCGCTTAGCAACCGATCAGATTGAAAGGATTCGCAGTAGAGCAGGTTTAGAAGAAGGCAAAGCCGGTTTTTTGGCAAACAAATTAATTGTCTACGAAGATTTGATCCGATTATTGCATCGACTTCACAAAGAGAATCGCGGCCAGGATTATGAGACTAAGGCTTTTGAATATTCAGAGAAAGCGAAGGCCCGTGCCTTTTTAGACTCTTTCGCCGAAACACGAATTCGGAAAGGTCTCACCAAAGAACAAGCAGTAGCCGAAGCACGCCTTCTCCGCAAGATTTCCCGCATTCAATCCGAATTGTGGAAGGAAAAGATCACAGAGCAAAAGAGGAACGAAACTTTAAGAAAACTTCAGGAAGCAGAAGAAGAATTGGATCAATTCCTTCTTGATTTAAGATTGAGCAATCCGAAATATGCAGATCTACAATATCCGAAACCATATGGTTTGGATCGGATCCGCAAAGAGCTGGATTCTGATACGGCGCTTTTGGAATTTTTTGTAGGCGAAGAAGAATCTTTTGTTTTTGCCATCACGCAGAAGGAATTTCGAATGGCTTTGCTGCCAAAGAAAAAAGAATTAAAGCAGCGGGTTGAGAAATATAAAGCTGCTATTAGCCGTCCTCCGGTAAGTTCCAGAAGTGGAAATGCAGAGAGCACGCATCGTGAATATCAAGATTTGGCTCGTGCGCTATTCCTGGAGCTTCTCAGTCCTGTGCAAAAGACGATTAGGAGCAAAAAGAGCTGGATTGTGATCCCGGATAGTGTTCTACATTATGTTCCCCTGGAAACGTTGATCACGGAAAGAGATGAATTGTTGCTCAAACGGTACCAATTTTCTTACGCCCCGTCTGCTACAATCTGGGCAAATCTGAGAACGAATCAGGGAACGGAAAATCGCTCGCGGACCCAGCTTCTTGCATTTGCCGATCCTGAATTGCTGTCTGACAGCTCGAATCAGGAAAGGTCGCTCAGCCAGTTGCGCAGGTTGAAATATGCAAGGCTTGAAGTAGAAGGGATCAGTGCTTTGTATCCGCAAACGGCGTCCACACTTTATTTTGGTGAACAAGCCACCGAAGCGAATTTTAAAAAAGAGCCCATTCTCCAGTACAAGATCATTCATTTGGCGACCCATGCTGTGGTAGACGAAGAATTTCCGCGGCGTTCCGGAATCATTCTTTCGCAAACGAAAGAAGCGGAAGAAGATGGGATACTCCAGATGCATGAAATAGTGAATCTCAATCTAAATGCTGATCTGGTCGTACTGTCGGCCTGTGAAACGGGACTGGGAAAGCTGGTAGGGGGAGAAGGAATCGTAGGTTTAATGAGAGCTTTCCTTTACGCAGGCACCAAAGACGTCGTTGTTACTCTTTGGAACGTTGATGATAAATCAACGGCGGACCTGATGAAACGTTTCTACGTCCACATGAAAAGTGGAAAAAGCAAAACAGAATCTTTAAGACAAGCCAAACTCGAATTCATCCGATCCGCCGAGTCCGGTTCAGGCTATGCGGCATACAGCAATCCATACTATTGGGGTCCATTCGAATTGGTAGGCTCCGGAAATTGAGCGTTCCAACTCGTCTGATATTGGATCGTAGACCTGGCGACAGTTCAGATGTTTGCTATCGACTCTTACCGGGCTTCCTCAACCAGGACTGAATTTCCGTTAACGAAAAGCCGTATGTAACCGCGAATGCTACTCCTCTTCCCTGAAAATGTGAATTTGCAGTAAAAAGTATCGTTACTGAAACCTGCAACAAAGTCGCTACTTACACCCGGAAAGATAGGACCTGTGTTAGTGACAACTGGGTGGCCGGAACCATCGAATAGCGTAACGGTTACCTCCACAGGGTCAGTGCTTACGTTAAAGACGGTGCAGGATACCGTGTTCCCGTCATTTTGTACGGGTGGGGAAATCAGAGTTACGGCGTCTGACGAAGCGGTCAGCACCAGAAGGGCAATTGCCATGACTAGTAAGTGGATTTTCATTCTTTCCTCCTTGAAGTTACTCGAAAAGCCGCAAAGAACAGATACGGGCGCACGGGATATCATCCAGTTCATTCGCTCGCAATCTCGAGTCCTTACGTAAAGACGCACCAAAAAAGGAATTTCCATCTAGTTCTGCATGGAATTTTTCTTTTTCCTGCGTCTTTAAGGAGACGCTGCCTGAAATTGAAGCTAAAAAGGGAGGATGACTAATGATGAAGGCAAATCTGTTCTTTATTGCGTTCTTATTTCTGTTATTGAACTCTGCTGTGACAGCGGCAGGTTCTCTTGGTGATTTCAACAATGATGGTTTTGCGGATCTTGCTGTCGGCAAACCGCTTGAAGATATCGGCAGCGTTCAAAATGCCGGAGCTGTAACTGTTATTTATGGATCCGGTGGAGGCTTGAACGCTGTTTCGCCAATCCCGGACCAGTTATGGACCCAGGATTCACCGAACGTACCTGATTCTCCCCAGACTGAGGATCGTTTCGGCGCAGCGCTTGCCGTCGGTAACTTCAATGGCGATCTATATGATGATCTCGCCATTGGCATTCCGGGGGAGAATCATTTTAACGGTATCCGTCTGGTCTACAGCGGAGCAATTCAAATCCTCTATGGATCCTCAAATGGTCTCACTACTGGAGGATCGAACCTTGGTAAGTTCTTCAACCAGGATTCTCCGGACGTCGCCGGTTTTGCTGAGGGGGGAGATTATTTTGGGAATGCCCTTTCCGCCGGCGATTTTAACGGGGACAACTTTGACGATATTGCTATCGGCATTGTTTTTGAAGATGTTGGGTCAAAAGAGGATGCCGGAGCGGTCCAGATCATTTATGGTTCGCAAAATGGTATCAGTCCCACTGCTGTTTTGAACGATATGCAAATCAACCAAACCAATACTCTCTGGGCGGCGCCGATCCTTTCAACTTCTTTGGATGGAGTTTGACAGCAGCCGACTTTAATGGAGATGAATTGGACGATCTTGCAATTGGAAGTCCATGGGAATCACACGAAGCTCAACATAGTGGCTCAGTTTATGTAATCCATGGTTCAGAACAGGAGGGCCTTTCTACTATTGTTCTGAGCAACCTTAGAATGCGCCAGGGTGATAACGGAGTAGAAGACGACGAAGAGGTTCACGATCATTTTGGAAGAGTCCTGACCGTCGGAGACTTTAATAATGACAGCTTTGACGATCTGGTGATCGGTGTACCTGAAGAAGATCTTGGTTCGGCGCAATCGGCAGGATGCGTGCACGTTATCTATGGGTCCAATGAGGGACTTGGAAATGATGACGTTCCAATTCCGACTCAATACTGGACCTGGGATTTACTTGGTTACAACGGATCACCGGCCGGTTTTGGTTGGTCTCTAACTGCTGGCGATTTTAATGATGATGGAAGGGATGACCTCGCTGTCGGCACACCGTTTGAAGACGTATTAGG
It includes:
- a CDS encoding CHAT domain-containing protein; the encoded protein is MRILALIFILSSVSSLASEPEDTLLEKLFTEGSILEKNGKLPEAILKYEESLKIAQDSGNQTAIAKNFIAIGQIKTKRGEYAEAIKLFEQARILGEKLNDPRIIANALIRTSDIQQRQSQYKEALGNIQMALQIAETRNDKELMAKALNGIGNVHYFQGNFSEALDVYQRSLKYAEEWGDKTAISIAQEAIGKIYRTQGSTSEALEFYVKAQKTAEEAGDKVRLCSIFSNMGVAYKEQGLHEEAFQRYLLALSAAEELGDKQTYAQTLNNLGSLNREQGFLDRAIHYYHQALKSAEEVQNTRGIALVLNNMGDVYATQGLYEKALAYLERALKAREQIGDRWGITSTLSNIGSIYENQGKYDKALESYQRSLKIAEEAGDRPRIILVTYNLGRTYDRKGLYSESEQYFQRSLQVAKEIDSRKGMGYALEGLGATYLKIQKFQQAEEALLQARTFGEEIKEPTIIWESSYSLGKVYERQGAIQNALASYRLATDQIERIRSRAGLEEGKAGFLANKLIVYEDLIRLLHRLHKENRGQDYETKAFEYSEKAKARAFLDSFAETRIRKGLTKEQAVAEARLLRKISRIQSELWKEKITEQKRNETLRKLQEAEEELDQFLLDLRLSNPKYADLQYPKPYGLDRIRKELDSDTALLEFFVGEEESFVFAITQKEFRMALLPKKKELKQRVEKYKAAISRPPVSSRSGNAESTHREYQDLARALFLELLSPVQKTIRSKKSWIVIPDSVLHYVPLETLITERDELLLKRYQFSYAPSATIWANLRTNQGTENRSRTQLLAFADPELLSDSSNQERSLSQLRRLKYARLEVEGISALYPQTASTLYFGEQATEANFKKEPILQYKIIHLATHAVVDEEFPRRSGIILSQTKEAEEDGILQMHEIVNLNLNADLVVLSACETGLGKLVGGEGIVGLMRAFLYAGTKDVVVTLWNVDDKSTADLMKRFYVHMKSGKSKTESLRQAKLEFIRSAESGSGYAAYSNPYYWGPFELVGSGN
- a CDS encoding RNA polymerase sigma factor — protein: MEIGLQNLKDSELLDAFKRTAESIYFQEIYRRYREKIRNGCLKFFRGNDALAEDATQDAFVKALEKIRQCAIDSIGGWLYTVAKHSCIDIYRRQMISLNSSSSNLDRIPKINGSELRAQEKESKLLKLRQLLNELDEKQRICLKLYLEGYSYKEISKLTQLNEKAVKSAIQTGKENIKKRI
- a CDS encoding TonB-dependent receptor plug domain-containing protein, with protein sequence MLKTYFIFSILMILFTSFLFAQEDNGSVLSGQVLDSFSKVAVVGAVVEFTEKNLRTQTDRDGTFRLSELPSGSQVIRIRSLGYNERETVVDITPGASNFLTIELIPVFRESVEVEVPFLEGQAKALNQQKTAINIKNIVSADQIGRFPDSNATEATQRLPGVTLERDQGEGRFVQIRGTEPRLTSVSINGERIPAPEGDIRFVGLDVIPADLLEAIEVSKALTPDMESDAIGGAINLVTKTPPDKVRSVSEPVAIFAGASRWFGSLCKLHVRGFRNGAPWNSHGESARSGEAEILASAGRDSCLSVKTMGQQYIHKPIS